One part of the Vogesella sp. LIG4 genome encodes these proteins:
- the cyoA gene encoding ubiquinol oxidase subunit II yields MIKRTVAHISRGLVGLGFAALLAGCKEGIFEPKGQVAADEKSLIITATLLMLLVVVPVILMTLGFAWKYRASNQNATYTPKWSHSGKIEAVVWIIPIIIVSFLAVITWNSTHKLDPYRPLDSAVKPINVQVVALDWKWLFIYPDLNIASVNQLAFPVGTPVNFKITSDAAMNSFFVPQLGGQIYAMAGMQTKLHLIANEAGSYDGMSANYSGAGFSGMKFKALAMNSPAEFDNWVKQARAAKPLDAASYANLLKRSENNPVQYFSSVTPGLFHGVLNKYMAGHQTAMESGLSASQLAALSKSLCAPVVKE; encoded by the coding sequence ATGATAAAACGTACTGTTGCACACATTTCGAGAGGGCTCGTCGGGCTTGGCTTTGCCGCCTTGCTCGCCGGCTGCAAGGAGGGGATTTTCGAGCCCAAGGGCCAGGTCGCTGCCGATGAAAAATCCCTGATCATCACCGCCACGCTGCTGATGCTGCTGGTCGTGGTGCCGGTCATCCTGATGACCCTGGGCTTTGCCTGGAAGTATCGCGCCAGCAACCAGAACGCCACCTACACCCCGAAATGGTCGCACTCCGGCAAGATCGAAGCCGTGGTGTGGATCATCCCCATCATCATCGTGTCCTTCCTGGCCGTGATCACCTGGAACAGCACCCACAAGCTGGACCCGTACCGCCCGCTGGATTCGGCCGTGAAGCCGATCAACGTGCAAGTGGTGGCGCTGGACTGGAAATGGCTGTTCATCTACCCGGATCTGAACATCGCCTCCGTGAACCAGCTGGCGTTCCCGGTGGGCACCCCGGTGAACTTCAAGATCACCTCCGATGCGGCGATGAACTCCTTCTTCGTACCGCAGCTGGGTGGCCAGATCTACGCCATGGCCGGCATGCAGACCAAGCTGCACCTGATCGCCAACGAAGCCGGCAGCTATGACGGCATGTCCGCCAACTACAGCGGCGCAGGTTTCTCCGGCATGAAGTTCAAGGCCCTGGCCATGAACAGCCCGGCCGAGTTCGACAACTGGGTGAAACAGGCCCGCGCCGCCAAGCCGCTGGATGCGGCCAGCTACGCCAACCTGCTCAAGCGCAGCGAGAACAACCCGGTGCAGTACTTCTCTTCCGTCACCCCGGGCCTGTTCCACGGCGTGCTGAACAAGTACATGGCCGGTCACCAGACCGCCATGGAATCCGGCCTCAGCGCCAGCCAGCTTGCTGCGCTGAGCAAGAGCCTGTGTGCCCCCGTAGTCAAGGAGTAA
- the cyoB gene encoding cytochrome o ubiquinol oxidase subunit I, with the protein MFGKLTLEAIPFHEPIIMGALSGAGLLGLAIIAAITKFGKWGYLWKEWLTSVDHKKIGVMYIVVALVMLLRGFADALMMRTQLAMATGGAHGIFPPEHYDQIFTAHGVIMIIFMAMPFMTGLMNIVVPLQIGARDVAFPFLNSLSFWLLVAAAALVNLSLGVGEFAKTGWVAYPPLSELAYSPGVGVDYYIWALQISGIGTTLTAINFLVTILKMRAPGMKLMQMPIFTWTCTWANVLIVSSFPILTGALAMLTLDRYLDFHFFTSEAGGNPMMYLNLFWAWGHPEVYILVLPAFGVFSEVISTFSGKRLFGHTSMIVASGVITVLGFMVWLHHFFTMGSGADVNAFFGIATMVISVPTGVKLFNWLFTIYRGRLRFTAPVLWTLGFMVTFSIGGMTGVLMAVPGADFMLHNSLFLIAHFHNTIIGGAVFGYLAGFAFWFPKAFGFKLDERLGKASFWFWQTGFYFAFVPLYVLGFMGMTRRLNHTDNPLWTPWLYVAVIGALLIAVGIGCQLLQLFVSLRNRKALADVTGDPWNGHTLEWSTSSPPPFYNFATLPQVHDIDAFTDMKEKGVAYDIPKQYAPIHMPKNTAAGVYIGGFTLVCGFALIWHIWWLSIVGLVGIIASMLARAYDNDKDYYVQPEEVEAIERERFEKMGIDFDRYEERDNSARPHKAKTLEQV; encoded by the coding sequence ATGTTCGGAAAACTGACTCTGGAAGCGATACCCTTCCACGAGCCCATCATCATGGGGGCGCTCTCGGGCGCCGGCCTGCTTGGCCTGGCCATCATTGCCGCCATCACCAAGTTCGGCAAATGGGGCTACCTGTGGAAAGAGTGGCTGACTTCGGTCGACCACAAGAAAATCGGCGTGATGTACATCGTTGTAGCGCTGGTCATGCTGCTGCGCGGCTTTGCCGACGCACTGATGATGCGTACCCAGCTGGCCATGGCCACCGGCGGCGCGCACGGCATCTTCCCGCCTGAGCACTACGACCAGATCTTTACCGCCCACGGCGTGATCATGATCATCTTCATGGCCATGCCGTTCATGACCGGCCTGATGAACATCGTGGTACCGCTGCAGATCGGCGCCCGCGACGTGGCCTTCCCGTTCCTGAACTCGCTGAGCTTCTGGCTGCTGGTAGCCGCTGCGGCGCTGGTTAACCTGTCGCTGGGCGTGGGCGAATTCGCCAAGACCGGCTGGGTAGCCTACCCGCCGCTGTCCGAGCTGGCCTACAGCCCGGGCGTGGGGGTGGATTACTACATCTGGGCACTGCAGATATCAGGTATCGGTACCACGCTGACAGCCATCAACTTCCTGGTGACCATCCTCAAGATGCGCGCACCGGGCATGAAGCTGATGCAAATGCCGATCTTCACCTGGACCTGCACCTGGGCCAACGTGCTGATCGTAAGCTCGTTCCCGATCCTGACCGGCGCGCTGGCGATGCTGACTCTGGACCGCTACCTGGACTTCCACTTCTTCACCAGTGAAGCCGGCGGCAACCCGATGATGTACCTGAACCTGTTCTGGGCATGGGGCCATCCGGAAGTCTACATCCTGGTTCTGCCGGCCTTCGGCGTGTTCTCCGAAGTGATCTCCACCTTCTCCGGCAAGCGCCTGTTCGGCCATACCTCGATGATCGTCGCCTCCGGCGTGATCACCGTACTGGGCTTCATGGTGTGGCTGCACCACTTCTTCACCATGGGTTCCGGCGCTGATGTAAACGCCTTCTTCGGTATCGCCACCATGGTGATTTCGGTACCCACCGGCGTGAAGCTGTTCAACTGGCTGTTTACCATCTACCGCGGCCGCCTGCGCTTCACCGCGCCGGTACTGTGGACCCTGGGCTTCATGGTGACCTTCTCCATCGGCGGCATGACCGGCGTGCTGATGGCAGTACCGGGCGCCGACTTCATGCTGCACAACAGCCTGTTCCTGATCGCCCACTTCCATAACACCATCATCGGTGGTGCGGTGTTCGGCTACCTGGCCGGCTTCGCCTTCTGGTTCCCGAAAGCCTTCGGCTTCAAGCTGGACGAGCGCCTGGGCAAGGCATCGTTCTGGTTCTGGCAGACCGGCTTCTACTTCGCCTTCGTGCCGCTGTACGTGCTGGGCTTCATGGGCATGACCCGTCGCCTGAACCACACCGACAACCCGCTGTGGACCCCGTGGCTGTACGTGGCCGTTATCGGCGCACTGCTGATCGCTGTCGGCATCGGCTGCCAGCTGCTGCAGCTGTTCGTGAGCCTGCGCAACCGCAAGGCACTGGCCGATGTGACCGGCGACCCGTGGAATGGCCACACCCTGGAGTGGTCCACCTCCTCGCCGCCGCCGTTCTACAACTTCGCTACCCTGCCGCAGGTGCATGACATCGATGCATTCACCGACATGAAGGAAAAAGGCGTGGCCTACGACATTCCCAAGCAGTACGCGCCGATCCACATGCCGAAGAACACCGCGGCCGGCGTCTACATCGGCGGCTTCACCCTGGTATGCGGCTTTGCGCTGATCTGGCACATCTGGTGGCTGTCCATCGTTGGCCTGGTAGGCATCATTGCCAGCATGCTGGCCCGCGCCTACGACAACGACAAGGACTACTACGTGCAGCCGGAAGAAGTGGAAGCCATCGAGCGCGAGCGCTTCGAGAAGATGGGCATCGACTTCGACCGTTACGAGGAGCGCGACAACAGCGCCCGTCCGCACAAGGCCAAAACTCTGGAGCAGGTGTAA
- the cyoC gene encoding cytochrome o ubiquinol oxidase subunit III: MTSQVNALHDHDHVHDHEHHDSGASVELGFWLYLMTDCILFASAFAAYAVLVGNVAGGISGHDIFELKYVLVETFALLFSSITYGFAMISGHKGSKAGLLGWLAVTFLFGATFIGMEVNEFHHLIAEGHGPDKSAFLSGFFALVGMHGLHVTAGLFWMAVMMLEALKTGLTGRVMTRLNCLSMFWHFLDIVWICVFTVVYLKGVI, translated from the coding sequence ATGACTTCGCAAGTAAACGCATTGCATGACCACGATCATGTTCACGACCATGAGCATCACGACAGCGGCGCCAGCGTAGAGCTGGGCTTCTGGCTGTACCTGATGACCGACTGCATCCTGTTTGCCAGCGCCTTTGCCGCCTACGCGGTACTGGTGGGCAACGTGGCAGGCGGCATCAGCGGCCACGACATCTTCGAGCTGAAGTACGTGCTCGTGGAAACCTTCGCGCTGCTGTTCTCTAGTATCACCTACGGCTTCGCCATGATCAGCGGCCACAAGGGCAGCAAGGCCGGCCTGCTGGGCTGGCTGGCGGTGACCTTCCTGTTCGGCGCCACCTTTATCGGCATGGAGGTGAACGAGTTCCACCACCTGATCGCCGAGGGCCACGGCCCGGACAAGAGCGCCTTCCTGTCCGGCTTCTTCGCCCTGGTAGGCATGCACGGCCTGCATGTGACCGCCGGCCTGTTCTGGATGGCGGTAATGATGCTGGAAGCGCTCAAGACCGGCCTTACCGGCCGCGTGATGACCCGCCTGAACTGCCTGAGCATGTTCTGGCACTTCCTGGATATCGTGTGGATCTGCGTGTTCACCGTTGTGTACCTGAAAGGGGTGATCTGA
- the cyoD gene encoding cytochrome o ubiquinol oxidase subunit IV, with translation MSHTHDHAASHGSVSSYLTGFVLSVILTVIPFWLVMNGGLNPHDTLLTIAGFAVVQILVHLKYFLHLNFSSEGRINSLAFLFTGLVIVLLVALSVWIIFSADALMMPS, from the coding sequence ATGAGCCACACTCACGACCACGCCGCCAGCCACGGCAGCGTTTCCTCCTACCTGACCGGCTTCGTGCTGTCGGTAATCCTGACCGTGATTCCGTTCTGGCTGGTAATGAACGGCGGCCTGAACCCGCACGACACCCTGCTGACCATCGCCGGCTTCGCCGTCGTGCAGATCCTGGTGCACCTGAAGTACTTCCTGCACCTGAACTTCAGCAGCGAAGGCCGCATCAACAGCCTGGCCTTCCTGTTCACCGGCCTGGTGATCGTGCTGCTGGTGGCGCTGTCGGTATGGATCATCTTCAGCGCCGACGCGCTGATGATGCCGAGCTGA
- the cyoE gene encoding heme o synthase encodes MDHLQRRRADDAELSAANVKLKRYLQVTKPGIIFGNLISTAGGYLLAAQGHVDLLQMLATLIGLSLVVASGCSLNNCVDRDIDSKMARTKGRVLVTGVMSVRAALAHGIVLGVAGFATLWFGTNALATACALFGFVIYAGVYSLYMKRKSVYGTVVGSLSGAVPPVAGYCAATGRFDMGAAILLLMFCLWQMPHSYAIAIFRFQDYQAAGIPVLPVVRGVSAAKRQIVLYILAFMVATIMLMLGGYVGYGYLVVAVATSLWWLKMALSGHKAEDDRVWARQVFAFSIVTITALSVMMAVDSRMAVPGAAGSQLASLLHALA; translated from the coding sequence ATGGATCATCTTCAGCGCCGACGCGCTGATGATGCCGAGCTGAGTGCGGCCAACGTGAAGCTCAAGCGCTATCTGCAGGTCACCAAGCCGGGCATCATCTTCGGCAACCTGATCTCCACCGCCGGCGGTTACCTGCTGGCGGCACAGGGTCATGTCGACCTGCTGCAGATGCTGGCCACCCTCATCGGCCTGTCGCTGGTGGTGGCCTCCGGCTGCTCGCTGAACAACTGCGTGGACCGCGACATCGACAGCAAGATGGCGCGCACCAAGGGCCGCGTGCTGGTTACCGGCGTAATGTCGGTACGCGCGGCGCTGGCGCACGGCATCGTGCTCGGCGTCGCCGGCTTTGCCACGCTGTGGTTCGGCACCAATGCGCTGGCTACCGCCTGCGCACTGTTCGGCTTCGTGATCTACGCCGGCGTGTACAGCCTGTACATGAAGCGCAAGTCGGTATACGGCACCGTGGTGGGCAGCCTGTCCGGCGCGGTACCGCCGGTAGCCGGCTACTGCGCCGCCACCGGCCGCTTCGACATGGGCGCGGCGATTCTGCTGCTGATGTTCTGCCTGTGGCAGATGCCGCACTCCTACGCGATTGCCATCTTCCGCTTCCAGGACTACCAGGCAGCCGGCATCCCGGTACTGCCGGTGGTGCGTGGCGTATCCGCGGCCAAGCGCCAGATCGTGCTGTACATCCTGGCCTTCATGGTGGCGACCATCATGCTGATGCTGGGCGGCTACGTGGGCTACGGCTACCTGGTGGTGGCAGTGGCCACCAGCCTGTGGTGGCTGAAGATGGCGCTGTCCGGCCACAAGGCCGAGGACGACCGCGTGTGGGCGCGCCAGGTGTTCGCCTTCTCCATCGTCACCATCACCGCCCTGTCGGTAATGATGGCAGTGGACAGCCGCATGGCGGTGCCCGGTGCTGCCGGCAGCCAGCTGGCCAGCCTGCTGCACGCACTGGCCTGA
- a CDS encoding polyamine ABC transporter substrate-binding protein, which produces MENHGKQLKQLLLPLALGLLSVTAHAGEQVMNLYNFSDYIGKDTVKNFEKETGIKVRYDVYDSDDTLQAKMLIGKSGYDVVVPTSSYMAKQIQAGIYLKLDKSKLPNLANLDKTLMKLAEDGDPGNKYGVPWAWGTTGLGYNMSKVQPLLGKNAPYDSWDIFFKPEYLSRLKPCGVSVLDSPLDVFAVTLHYLGKDPNSNNPADYQAAFEQLKKIRPYISQFNTTSYINDLANNDICFAFAWSGDVAMAKRRAREAGKPYELRYVIPKSGAPIWFSMMAIPKGAPDVEAAYKWINYIERPEVHAGITNEVFYPNANAASLKYVKPEIARDASVYPPESVLKTLFLEKAISAEIQRLENRLWTQLKNGR; this is translated from the coding sequence GTGGAAAACCATGGCAAACAACTGAAGCAACTGCTGCTGCCGCTGGCACTCGGCCTGCTGAGCGTGACGGCGCATGCCGGCGAGCAGGTGATGAATCTCTATAATTTTTCCGACTACATCGGCAAGGACACGGTAAAGAATTTCGAGAAGGAAACGGGAATCAAGGTGCGTTACGACGTCTACGATTCCGACGATACCCTGCAGGCCAAGATGCTCATCGGCAAATCCGGCTACGACGTGGTAGTGCCAACCAGCAGCTATATGGCCAAGCAGATTCAGGCCGGCATCTACCTGAAGCTGGACAAGAGCAAGCTGCCCAATCTGGCCAATCTGGACAAGACGCTGATGAAGCTGGCGGAAGACGGCGACCCGGGCAACAAATACGGCGTGCCCTGGGCCTGGGGCACCACCGGGCTTGGATACAACATGAGCAAGGTGCAGCCGCTTCTTGGCAAGAATGCGCCGTACGATAGCTGGGATATCTTCTTCAAGCCGGAGTACCTGTCCAGGCTGAAACCCTGTGGTGTCTCTGTGCTGGATTCGCCGCTGGATGTCTTTGCCGTTACCCTGCATTACCTCGGCAAGGACCCGAACAGCAATAACCCGGCGGATTACCAGGCCGCCTTCGAACAGCTGAAGAAGATTCGCCCGTATATCTCGCAGTTCAACACCACCAGCTATATCAACGACCTGGCAAACAACGACATCTGCTTCGCCTTTGCCTGGTCCGGCGACGTGGCCATGGCCAAGCGCCGGGCGCGGGAAGCCGGCAAGCCCTACGAGCTGCGTTACGTGATTCCCAAGAGCGGGGCGCCGATCTGGTTCAGCATGATGGCCATTCCGAAAGGCGCCCCGGACGTAGAGGCCGCCTACAAGTGGATCAACTACATCGAACGGCCGGAGGTGCACGCCGGCATCACCAACGAGGTGTTCTACCCGAACGCCAATGCGGCCTCGCTCAAGTACGTGAAGCCCGAGATCGCCAGGGACGCCTCGGTGTACCCGCCGGAATCGGTGTTGAAGACCCTGTTCCTGGAAAAAGCGATATCGGCGGAAATCCAGCGGCTGGAAAACCGGCTGTGGACCCAGCTTAAAAACGGGCGCTGA
- the speB gene encoding agmatinase has translation MDETIFGDGAIRRRELCGGAVENTYAGVLSFLRRNYSRDLTGADVVVSGVPLDLATTFRPGARLGPAAVRAASVTLSDLKGYPWGFDPFDDLAVIDYGDCWFDAHNPHTIHESIVAHARHILASGARMLTFGGDHYITYPLLAAHVEKLGRPVALIHFDAHCDTWPDDSPHSLNHGSMFYKAVKDGLVDVEHSVQVGIRTWNDDFMGIKVLDAESVQLDGPKKTLEKILAIVGDAPAYLTFDIDCLDPAFAPGTGTPVAGGLSTAQALTIVRGLGALDLVGMDIVEVAPPFDQSEITALAAAHIAYDLLCVLRLKKHYRQR, from the coding sequence ATGGATGAAACGATATTCGGTGACGGGGCGATCCGCCGCCGCGAGCTGTGTGGCGGCGCAGTGGAAAACACCTATGCGGGTGTGCTCTCGTTTTTGCGCCGCAATTACAGCCGCGACCTGACGGGGGCCGACGTGGTGGTGTCGGGGGTGCCGCTGGACCTGGCCACCACCTTTCGCCCAGGTGCGCGCCTGGGGCCGGCAGCCGTGCGTGCCGCTTCGGTCACGCTGAGCGATCTGAAAGGCTACCCCTGGGGTTTCGACCCCTTCGACGACCTGGCGGTGATCGATTACGGCGATTGCTGGTTCGACGCGCACAACCCGCACACCATCCACGAAAGCATCGTTGCCCACGCGCGCCACATTCTGGCATCCGGTGCGCGGATGCTTACTTTCGGTGGCGACCACTACATCACCTACCCACTGTTGGCCGCACACGTGGAAAAACTCGGCCGGCCGGTGGCGCTGATCCACTTCGACGCCCATTGCGACACTTGGCCGGATGACAGCCCGCATTCGCTCAACCACGGCAGCATGTTCTACAAGGCAGTCAAGGACGGCCTGGTGGATGTCGAGCACTCGGTGCAGGTAGGCATCCGTACCTGGAACGACGACTTCATGGGCATCAAGGTGCTGGATGCCGAGTCGGTGCAGCTGGATGGGCCGAAAAAGACGCTGGAAAAAATCCTGGCCATCGTTGGTGATGCACCCGCCTACCTGACCTTCGATATCGATTGTCTCGACCCCGCCTTCGCACCCGGTACCGGTACGCCGGTGGCTGGCGGGCTCAGCACGGCGCAGGCGCTCACCATCGTGCGCGGCCTGGGGGCGCTCGACCTGGTTGGCATGGACATCGTGGAAGTGGCACCGCCGTTCGACCAGAGCGAAATCACCGCCCTGGCGGCCGCACACATCGCCTACGACCTGTTGTGCGTGTTGCGGCTGAAAAAACACTACCGGCAACGGTGA
- a CDS encoding LysR substrate-binding domain-containing protein translates to MRRLPPLQCMLAFEASARLGSFSRAAAELALTQSAISHQIQHLEEWVAQPLFRRIGRGVALTAAGELFLQTVQDTIKLLSNGRDRIEPYGNLNSVLLYSPPHVTYGWLMPRLPALKARYPELEIWLLSEREIREIDRIDVDLIISAHPSNSPDMVCMPLMNDGAVAVCGPQTAQRLAARPFPQVLSEVPLLSDEARPEWAPWMPELRRQGLEITRALTVEDQRLLLSAAEQEMGIAMVSRLLADDALRHGRLVELTQIPGFALPPLWLKKSRLPPRTEAAEVTFDWLLAAATG, encoded by the coding sequence ATGCGCCGACTCCCTCCCCTGCAGTGCATGCTGGCCTTCGAGGCATCCGCCAGGCTTGGCAGCTTTTCCCGTGCCGCGGCCGAACTGGCCCTGACACAATCGGCCATCAGCCACCAGATCCAGCATCTGGAAGAATGGGTGGCACAACCGTTGTTCCGCCGGATCGGCCGCGGTGTTGCGCTGACGGCGGCGGGCGAGCTGTTCCTGCAAACCGTGCAGGACACCATCAAGCTGCTGAGCAACGGCCGCGACCGCATCGAGCCTTACGGCAACCTCAATTCAGTGCTGCTGTACAGCCCGCCGCACGTGACATATGGCTGGCTGATGCCGCGCCTGCCGGCGCTGAAAGCACGCTATCCGGAACTGGAGATCTGGCTGCTGTCGGAGCGGGAAATCCGCGAGATAGACCGCATCGATGTCGACCTGATCATCTCGGCCCACCCGAGCAACAGCCCCGACATGGTTTGCATGCCGCTCATGAACGACGGTGCCGTGGCGGTATGCGGGCCGCAAACGGCGCAGCGGCTGGCGGCGCGCCCCTTTCCGCAGGTGCTGAGCGAGGTGCCGCTGCTGAGCGACGAGGCACGGCCGGAATGGGCGCCGTGGATGCCGGAACTGCGCCGGCAAGGGTTGGAGATCACCCGGGCGCTGACAGTGGAAGATCAGCGCCTGCTGCTATCGGCAGCGGAACAGGAAATGGGCATCGCCATGGTCTCGCGCCTGCTGGCGGACGATGCCTTGCGGCACGGCAGGCTGGTGGAGCTGACGCAAATCCCAGGCTTTGCCCTGCCGCCGCTGTGGCTGAAGAAATCACGCCTGCCACCACGTACCGAAGCGGCCGAAGTCACCTTCGACTGGCTGCTGGCGGCGGCGACCGGCTAG
- a CDS encoding UTRA domain-containing protein → MAAVERNTTLATQIRQSLEMQIDSKMLLPGVKLPSERELSELFDTTRITVKEALLSMEAEGRIYCEDRRGWFVAPPRLIYNPLYRSPFHQIVTEQKRQLETLVLSSRSIVATPALCQELSLPTLSRVNEVTRLRKLDGRVVLLARHYLKPERFPGILEHDLSQSLTTLYEQQYGVRYGRSRFEINPTAAWGEVAQALMLTEGSPILLISCVNYDQHGEIIDCDHEYWRHDAVRILVDSQELERMRANTQV, encoded by the coding sequence ATGGCTGCAGTTGAGCGCAATACCACTCTTGCCACCCAGATCAGGCAGTCACTAGAGATGCAGATCGATAGCAAAATGCTGCTGCCTGGGGTCAAGTTGCCGTCGGAGCGTGAGCTGTCCGAGCTGTTCGATACCACCCGGATAACAGTGAAGGAGGCGCTACTGTCGATGGAGGCAGAGGGGAGGATTTATTGTGAGGACCGACGTGGCTGGTTCGTTGCGCCGCCGAGGCTAATCTACAACCCGCTGTATCGCTCACCCTTCCATCAGATTGTCACTGAGCAGAAGCGACAGCTTGAAACGCTGGTGTTGTCATCCCGCTCCATTGTGGCCACGCCGGCACTGTGTCAGGAGCTGTCTCTGCCAACCTTGTCGCGGGTGAACGAGGTCACGCGGCTACGCAAGCTGGATGGCCGCGTGGTACTGCTGGCGCGGCATTACCTGAAGCCGGAGCGGTTTCCCGGCATTCTGGAGCATGATCTTAGCCAGTCGCTGACCACCCTTTACGAGCAGCAGTATGGTGTGCGTTATGGCCGCTCCCGCTTCGAAATCAACCCTACTGCGGCGTGGGGCGAAGTAGCGCAGGCGCTGATGCTGACCGAGGGGAGCCCGATTCTGCTGATTTCCTGCGTCAACTATGACCAGCACGGCGAGATCATCGATTGCGATCATGAGTACTGGCGCCATGACGCGGTACGCATCCTGGTCGATAGCCAGGAACTGGAGCGCATGAGGGCTAACACGCAGGTGTGA
- a CDS encoding ABC transporter substrate-binding protein, producing MKNLLVTVVSGGLCLSVAPAKAENLNVLIQAAKKEGAVYSVGMPDDWANWKDTWAQITQKYGLSHRDTDLSSAEELAKFDAEKTNATADIGDVGHTFGPVALQKGLTQPYKPSTWGDIPAWAKDKDGQWVLAYTGTISFITNNQLVKEPPKSWADLLKGKYKVTLGAVGVSARANSAVLAAALARGGDEKNLKPALELFSQLAKQGRLSLIDPSLANLEKGEIEVGILWDFTSLSYRDRIDSKRFTVSIPTDGSVTTGYTTIINKYAKHPNAAKLVREYVLSDAGQVNLARGYARPIRGNVTIPADVQAKLLPASQYRVAKPIRDFAAWEESTKNLPRQWQETVMVNMQ from the coding sequence ATGAAGAATTTGCTGGTTACCGTTGTATCCGGGGGGCTTTGCCTCAGCGTGGCACCGGCCAAGGCCGAGAACCTCAATGTGCTGATCCAGGCCGCCAAGAAAGAAGGCGCCGTTTATAGCGTGGGCATGCCGGACGACTGGGCCAACTGGAAAGACACCTGGGCGCAGATTACCCAGAAATATGGTCTGAGTCACCGCGATACCGATCTGAGTTCGGCAGAAGAGCTGGCCAAGTTCGATGCGGAAAAAACCAACGCTACGGCAGATATCGGCGACGTTGGTCACACTTTCGGCCCGGTGGCACTGCAAAAAGGGCTGACCCAGCCGTACAAGCCCAGCACCTGGGGTGATATTCCGGCCTGGGCCAAGGACAAGGATGGACAATGGGTACTGGCCTATACCGGCACCATTTCCTTCATTACCAATAACCAGCTGGTGAAAGAGCCGCCCAAATCCTGGGCCGACCTGCTCAAAGGCAAATACAAGGTCACGCTGGGTGCCGTCGGGGTATCCGCTCGCGCCAACAGCGCGGTACTGGCGGCCGCGCTGGCCCGAGGCGGCGACGAGAAAAACCTGAAACCCGCACTGGAGCTCTTCAGCCAGCTGGCCAAGCAGGGCCGCCTGTCGCTGATCGACCCGAGCCTGGCCAACCTGGAAAAAGGCGAGATCGAAGTGGGCATCCTGTGGGACTTCACCTCGCTGAGCTACCGCGACCGTATCGACAGCAAGCGCTTTACGGTAAGCATCCCGACCGACGGCTCGGTGACTACCGGCTACACCACCATCATCAACAAGTACGCCAAGCACCCGAATGCGGCCAAGCTGGTGCGTGAATATGTGCTGAGCGATGCCGGCCAGGTCAACCTGGCACGCGGCTATGCCCGGCCGATTCGCGGCAATGTAACGATTCCGGCAGACGTGCAGGCCAAGTTGCTGCCAGCCAGCCAGTACCGCGTCGCCAAGCCGATCCGGGATTTTGCTGCGTGGGAAGAGTCAACCAAAAACCTGCCGCGCCAATGGCAGGAAACGGTCATGGTGAACATGCAGTAA
- a CDS encoding alkaline phosphatase family protein encodes MSSKVILVLIDGLAWQAAHDGMGYLQGLCEAGQAALYQLRCELPSLSRPLYECILSGVAPVHSGIVHNYAGPASCQQSIFHLARDAGLTTAAAAYHWIAELYNRAPYVAVRDRFTDDSQLPIQHGVFYHGDDYPDDHLLLDAEAMRLKHQPDLLLVHPMETDVAGHRHGYGSAQYRNSARRFDKRLAEYLPGWLAAGYQVLVTSDHGMNHDGSHGGLLPEERLVPLFVIGQRFSKLPDIQVQQTELCGLVADLLGLMHTKPRHPELLLP; translated from the coding sequence ATGTCCAGCAAGGTCATCCTGGTATTGATCGACGGCCTGGCCTGGCAGGCGGCCCATGACGGCATGGGCTACCTGCAGGGCTTGTGCGAGGCGGGTCAGGCCGCTCTCTATCAGCTGCGGTGCGAACTGCCATCGCTGTCGCGCCCGTTGTACGAGTGCATTCTCAGTGGTGTGGCACCTGTGCACAGCGGCATCGTGCACAACTACGCCGGCCCGGCATCCTGCCAGCAAAGCATTTTCCACCTGGCACGCGATGCCGGCCTGACCACCGCGGCAGCGGCTTATCACTGGATCGCCGAACTGTACAACCGGGCACCGTACGTTGCCGTGCGCGACCGTTTTACCGACGACAGCCAGTTGCCAATCCAGCATGGCGTGTTTTACCACGGTGACGACTACCCGGATGACCACTTGCTGCTGGACGCCGAAGCCATGCGCTTGAAACACCAGCCGGACTTGCTATTGGTGCACCCGATGGAGACCGATGTGGCTGGACATCGCCACGGCTACGGCAGTGCGCAGTACCGCAATTCGGCACGCCGCTTTGACAAGCGGCTGGCCGAGTACCTGCCCGGATGGTTGGCCGCAGGCTATCAGGTGCTGGTCACCAGTGACCACGGCATGAACCACGACGGCAGCCATGGCGGCCTGCTGCCGGAAGAGCGGCTGGTGCCACTGTTCGTGATCGGCCAGCGTTTCAGCAAATTGCCGGACATCCAAGTGCAACAGACCGAGCTATGCGGCCTTGTCGCCGACCTGCTGGGGCTGATGCACACCAAACCGCGCCACCCGGAGTTACTTTTGCCATGA